The DNA window GCGCCATCCATTCTCCAGCCGCGAAGATGCCGAACAAGCCTTGTTTTGTTCTTGTAAATTTTTCACTTGCATCTGTAGTAATTTTAGTTCACTCGATTGATTTGTTGACTGAGTTGTGTGGCAGTCCTGGTACCGTCAAGAATTTTGTGTAATGTAAGATAGATAGGGTATCTCTGAAATAGATTTAGAATAGAGGGGAAGACTGGTTTCCTCCACACAGGAGACTGAATATTCAGTCTCCTGTGTGGACAGAGGAAATCCCCTTTCTTTGTTTATTTGTTTATTTACAATATTTGGTTAATTGTAGCGTTCTTCAAACATTCGTTGCAGGGCTTCCTGTGCTTCGGCAAATCCTCTTAACTTTCGTCCTGCCCATTTCTCATTAAAATCTTGGATGGTCAAATACACGACTTTTTCCGCGGCTTCTAAACTGCTCAAACTGTTCATCGGCTTTAGACGCTTCCGAATCTCTTTGATCGTTCGTTCGATGGCATTCGTCGTGTAAATCATACTTCGAATACTGCTTGGATCATTCATAAATGTTAGGAGGACATCCAACTCATTGGCCCAAGATTGAACTTCTCTCGGATACTTGATGGACCATTTCGACTCAAACTGTTGAAACATCTATAACGCCATCTCTTTATTCGGTGCGCGATAAATCAGTTTGAGATTCTCTGCCACTTCAAATTGATCTTTTTTCCGAACACGATTAAGAGTATTACGGACTTTATGAACGACACAACGCTGCACATCGGCTTTCGGATAAATCGCCTTAAAGGCTTCCTCCAGTCCCGGTAGTCCATCGAATACGCCCAGAAGCACTTCCTTGACGCCTCTTTTGTAGAGCTGTTGGAGAATCTTCCACCATCCATAGGCGCTTTCTTGTCCTCCCACGAAGAAATCCAGAATTTCTCGATACCCTTCTTCATTCACTCCTAACACCACATAAATGACTTCTTTCTCTACCGTATCGCGGCGAAGTTTCACGTACAAGCCGTCCAAATATACGACCGAATAACGTTTGGATAGTGGACGATGGTGCCATTTCTCGATGTCTTCTTTCACGACATCGGTAATCCGGCTGATCGTCGCTGGAGAATAAGCATTTCCTAGAATTCGTTCGATAAACTTGCCAATTTCCCGTGTACTCATGCCACTTTGATACATCCTAATGATGGCTTCCTCCAGCCAGCCGGTGTGGCGTTGATAAGGGGCAAACAACTGCGTTTGAAATTCTCCGTTTCGGTCTCTTGGCACCAAAAGCCCTTCAATCCGGCCATATTGTGTATCTAGATTTCGTTGATAGTAGCCGTTTCTCATATTGGATGTGTCTGCCTGTTCGATTTCGAGGAAATGTTTGATTTCTTCCCGCATAATCAGCTCTAATTTTTCCTTCACAAACTGACGAATGACACGTTCCAGTTGATTTGCCCAGTCTACATTCGGTATACTTTTAGACATAGGTAGGGTTCTCCTTTCTCTAAGATTTTTGGTCCAATCAGAGAATACCCTACCTTTTTTCTTTTGTTCTAGCAAAATGCTTTACACAAACTTTTATACATCATCGCAGTCCTTTTTCCTTCCTGTAAACATCCCTTTCATACAGAATAACATCATTAAAGGACATAATAAGTATGCCAACCATTCCATATTTCCTGATCCCCTTTCATATAAATCGAAACCTCCTTCAGCAGGAGATCTCCTCCCTCTAGAAATATTGATGTATCAAGGCTTTGCAGCCTCTCAGGGGTGTCAAAAAAATATTTTTCGACAAAACGCCTTACATCTCATATTTCGCAACCTTTGCATGATATACAAAAAAACAACCCGGATATTCGCATAAAAATAATTTTTTGTGCAAAAATCGTAAAATAGTTAATTTTTATTCGGTCAAATCGGGCTTATTTCGAATTTTTATTCATGATGCGAAATGTGAGAGGCACAACGCGACGATGGACTGTTTTTTGCTCAACGGGTTGACGGATCGGGTCGTGTCATACTCATGCAGGGCGCGAAACGCCTCGTTGTGCCGGATCAACGGAATCACCGCCCGAAACAGCACCGATCGCA is part of the Geobacillus sp. 46C-IIa genome and encodes:
- a CDS encoding DUF2933 domain-containing protein, translating into MEWLAYLLCPLMMLFCMKGMFTGRKKDCDDV